In candidate division WOR-3 bacterium, a genomic segment contains:
- a CDS encoding radical SAM protein translates to MVYEIGIVCTWHCNAGCSFCYSDSRIIPEFDQDFLLLFAFIWKDRKEYLQNLSEKVCSIFKNASFLNVGITGGEPSLIPYWVYDSILGPFKKLNCSLRFTFSTNGSCLNDEYLEWLKHNNFVVSLSYDAMLRKMKMQNFVSRLEKIAKVIEPDNLRLHFLVYKRMDIEQNVKILKTLDWLKCSFSLYLPVGRSGDYFLSEDSILLFFRRIFDEGLQNRFPEIANIINALKTSSCTLVSNINSIWGECWNAFRIDFERAEITDGDGCISRRVSIYEVSSVEDLFLKLGVYEIVKKKLSAECEKCSYFSFCRGGCFLLKGRYSCAGLKKVLDFLAKAVL, encoded by the coding sequence ATGGTATATGAAATTGGTATTGTATGTACGTGGCATTGTAATGCGGGTTGTTCGTTTTGTTATTCAGACTCTAGGATAATTCCAGAATTCGATCAGGACTTTTTGTTGCTTTTTGCTTTTATATGGAAAGATAGAAAGGAGTATCTTCAGAATCTTTCTGAAAAGGTGTGTAGTATTTTTAAGAATGCTAGTTTTTTAAACGTTGGAATAACAGGAGGTGAGCCATCTTTAATCCCTTACTGGGTTTATGACAGTATTCTTGGTCCTTTCAAGAAACTTAATTGCTCTCTACGTTTTACTTTTTCAACAAACGGAAGTTGTTTAAACGATGAGTATCTAGAATGGTTGAAGCATAACAATTTTGTTGTTTCACTTTCTTATGATGCCATGTTGCGGAAGATGAAAATGCAGAATTTTGTTTCTAGGCTAGAGAAGATAGCTAAGGTGATAGAGCCTGACAATCTAAGACTTCATTTTCTTGTATATAAAAGGATGGATATCGAACAAAATGTTAAAATTCTTAAAACACTTGACTGGTTAAAATGTAGTTTCAGTTTATATCTTCCGGTAGGAAGATCTGGAGATTACTTTCTGAGTGAAGATTCTATTCTTCTTTTCTTTCGTAGAATTTTTGATGAAGGATTGCAAAACAGATTTCCTGAAATAGCAAATATTATTAATGCTTTGAAAACAAGTTCTTGTACCTTGGTAAGTAATATAAATAGTATCTGGGGGGAATGTTGGAATGCTTTTAGAATTGACTTTGAAAGGGCTGAGATAACTGACGGGGATGGATGCATTTCCAGGAGAGTTTCTATTTATGAGGTATCTTCTGTAGAGGACCTCTTCTTGAAGCTTGGAGTTTATGAAATTGTGAAGAAGAAACTCAGTGCTGAATGTGAAAAATGTAGTTACTTTTCATTTTGCAGAGGAGGATGTTTTCTTTTGAAGGGTAGATATAGCTGTGCAGGTCTAAAGAAAGTTTTAGATTTCCTGGCTAAAGCTGTACTATGA
- a CDS encoding radical SAM protein, giving the protein MFTFYLKPTDRCNLFCDHCFVPLEAKQKSQKLSVEVINALCDFIEKLGEPQVHVIWHGGEPLFYGVDLIEEYSSIIRSKLGNRVIFSLQTNLICDQKELGSLVRFVKEYTNSNIGTSFDFEIRKYRNSFELFKQIWYQNVKFLVKNDIFVNVVITITKLVSVDKLFSFIREMKNDGVKSFHLERFTPSGNGLLNKDRLYLNHREFFGFLEEVLERYIFLLKEGFLFRLNPFDKMVKSYFFGKGGGCFSGDCMSRMITISPDGSVSNCPDLAFYEEYTFGNLLTDPPEKILLNKKRLHTIKYQETFICLDCEYFNICHGGCPHHFFGFDRESCKKFFRTFTENVNILYEFLCLYGI; this is encoded by the coding sequence ATGTTCACCTTTTATTTAAAGCCCACAGATAGATGTAATTTGTTTTGTGATCATTGTTTTGTTCCTTTGGAAGCAAAGCAGAAATCTCAGAAGTTATCTGTAGAGGTAATCAACGCTTTGTGTGACTTTATTGAAAAGCTAGGTGAACCGCAAGTTCATGTTATCTGGCATGGAGGAGAACCTCTTTTTTATGGAGTTGATTTAATTGAAGAATACTCTTCTATTATCAGGAGTAAACTAGGAAACAGGGTTATTTTTTCACTTCAAACAAATCTCATTTGTGACCAAAAAGAACTTGGTTCCTTGGTTAGGTTTGTTAAGGAGTATACCAATTCAAATATTGGAACTTCGTTTGACTTTGAAATAAGAAAGTACAGAAATTCATTTGAATTGTTTAAGCAGATTTGGTATCAAAATGTAAAATTTCTTGTTAAGAATGATATATTCGTTAATGTTGTTATAACAATTACTAAACTTGTTTCTGTGGATAAGCTTTTCAGTTTTATAAGAGAGATGAAAAATGATGGAGTTAAAAGTTTTCATCTAGAGAGATTTACTCCTTCAGGGAACGGTCTTTTAAATAAAGATAGACTTTATTTGAATCACAGGGAATTTTTTGGTTTTCTTGAGGAGGTTTTGGAAAGGTACATTTTCCTCCTAAAAGAAGGGTTTTTGTTCCGCTTAAATCCTTTTGACAAGATGGTTAAATCTTACTTTTTTGGCAAAGGAGGAGGATGTTTTTCAGGTGATTGTATGTCTAGAATGATAACAATATCCCCCGATGGAAGTGTTTCAAACTGTCCTGATCTTGCTTTTTATGAAGAATACACTTTTGGAAACCTGTTGACGGATCCTCCAGAAAAAATCCTTTTAAACAAAAAAAGACTACATACTATAAAATATCAGGAAACATTTATATGTCTTGATTGTGAGTATTTTAACATCTGTCATGGAGGTTGTCCTCATCATTTTTTTGGTTTTGATAGGGAATCCTGCAAGAAATTTTTTAGAACTTTTACAGAGAATGTAAATATCTTATACGAATTTCTTTGTTTATATGGTATATGA